One genomic window of Ottowia oryzae includes the following:
- a CDS encoding lysophospholipid acyltransferase family protein: MKALRASWLLLRGGAHLLGGWWTIRTRFAKLTQAQREAEVQRWAAGFLRVWRIDLQVRGTPPAGGPLMLVANHISWLDILVMHAAGFCRFVAKSDIKGWPVIGTMATEAGTLYIERESRRDALRVVHHMRDALLRGEVVGVFPEGTTSDGRTLLPFHANLIQAAISAQSSVLPVALEFVDMRTGAISMAPIYIGDQSLGGSVWRTLTTPGIRAVVSYGAPQPPQGHERREWAASLRDDVAALRGPSAGSAKL; encoded by the coding sequence ATGAAAGCCCTGCGCGCCAGCTGGCTGCTGCTGCGCGGCGGGGCACACCTGCTGGGCGGCTGGTGGACCATCCGCACACGCTTTGCAAAGCTCACCCAGGCCCAGCGCGAGGCAGAAGTGCAGCGCTGGGCTGCAGGTTTCTTGCGCGTGTGGCGCATCGATTTGCAAGTGCGTGGCACGCCGCCGGCCGGTGGCCCGCTGATGCTGGTGGCCAACCACATCTCGTGGCTGGACATTTTGGTCATGCACGCCGCCGGGTTCTGCCGCTTTGTCGCCAAGTCCGACATCAAGGGCTGGCCGGTGATCGGCACCATGGCCACCGAGGCGGGCACGCTCTACATCGAGCGCGAATCGCGCCGCGATGCACTGCGCGTGGTGCACCACATGCGCGATGCACTGCTGCGCGGCGAGGTGGTCGGCGTCTTCCCCGAAGGCACCACCAGCGACGGCCGCACCTTGCTGCCGTTTCACGCCAACCTGATCCAGGCGGCCATCTCGGCGCAGTCGTCCGTGCTGCCGGTGGCGCTGGAATTCGTCGACATGCGCACCGGCGCCATCAGCATGGCGCCGATCTACATTGGCGATCAAAGCTTGGGCGGCTCGGTGTGGCGCACGCTGACCACGCCCGGCATACGCGCCGTTGTCAGCTATGGCGCGCCGCAGCCTCCGCAGGGGCATGAGCGGCGCGAGTGGGCGGCCAGCTTGCGCGACGACGTGGCGGCGCTGCGCG
- a CDS encoding dihydroorotase has product MKLLIQHGRVIDPATGRDEVADVAVAAGRILGIGKLPGDFAPSRTVDARGCWVLPGLVDLTARLREPGHEHARMLESEMAAAVAGGVTSLVCPPDTDPVLDEPGLVEMLRNRAEKLHQARVFPQGALTRGLKGEVLTEMGQLTDAGCVAFGQADVPIANTQVLLRALQYANTFGYAVWLRPLDPWLGTGVAASGPLAMRMGLSGVPAAAETIALHTLFELLRAAGGAKGPRVHLSRLSSAAGVALLRQAKAEGLNVTADVSIHSLHLTDQDIGYFDTSMRVNPPLRQQRDREALGAALLDGTVDALVSDHTPVEADAKQLPFAEAEPGATGLELLLPLALKWGHAAGEGGVMRALASVTTAPAQVLGAALGTLQASVGRLAEGGVADLCVFDPEARWTVTPDALLSQGKLTPFSGYEMAGRVRCTLVGGHLAHGG; this is encoded by the coding sequence ATGAAGCTACTGATTCAACACGGCCGTGTAATCGACCCAGCCACCGGCCGCGACGAGGTGGCCGACGTCGCCGTCGCGGCGGGCCGCATCCTGGGCATCGGCAAGTTGCCCGGCGACTTCGCGCCCAGCCGCACGGTGGATGCGCGCGGCTGCTGGGTGCTGCCGGGCTTGGTCGACCTCACCGCGCGCCTGCGCGAGCCCGGGCATGAACACGCTCGCATGCTGGAAAGCGAGATGGCGGCGGCCGTGGCCGGCGGGGTGACCAGCCTCGTCTGCCCGCCGGACACCGACCCGGTGTTGGACGAGCCCGGTCTGGTCGAGATGCTGCGCAACCGCGCCGAAAAGCTGCACCAGGCGCGCGTGTTCCCGCAGGGCGCGCTCACTCGTGGCCTGAAAGGCGAAGTGCTGACCGAGATGGGGCAGCTGACCGACGCCGGCTGCGTGGCCTTTGGCCAGGCCGACGTGCCCATCGCCAACACCCAGGTGCTGCTGCGCGCGCTGCAGTACGCCAACACCTTCGGCTACGCCGTGTGGCTGCGCCCGCTCGACCCCTGGCTGGGCACCGGCGTGGCCGCCAGCGGACCGCTGGCCATGCGCATGGGCCTGTCCGGCGTGCCGGCGGCGGCCGAGACGATTGCGCTGCACACCTTGTTTGAATTGCTGCGTGCTGCGGGCGGGGCGAAAGGCCCGCGTGTGCACCTGTCGCGCCTGTCCAGCGCTGCGGGCGTCGCGCTGCTGCGCCAGGCCAAGGCCGAGGGGCTGAACGTGACGGCCGACGTCAGCATCCATTCGCTGCACCTGACCGATCAAGACATCGGCTATTTCGACACCAGCATGCGGGTGAACCCGCCGCTGCGCCAGCAGCGCGACCGCGAGGCGCTGGGCGCCGCCTTGCTGGACGGCACCGTCGACGCGCTGGTGTCCGACCACACGCCTGTGGAGGCCGACGCCAAGCAGCTGCCCTTTGCCGAGGCCGAGCCCGGCGCCACGGGGCTGGAGCTGCTGCTGCCGCTGGCGCTGAAGTGGGGCCACGCGGCGGGCGAGGGCGGAGTGATGCGCGCGCTGGCCAGCGTCACCACCGCGCCTGCCCAGGTGCTGGGCGCGGCGCTGGGCACGCTGCAGGCCAGCGTCGGGCGGCTGGCCGAAGGCGGCGTGGCCGATCTGTGCGTGTTCGACCCCGAAGCGCGCTGGACGGTGACGCCCGACGCGCTGCTCAGCCAGGGCAAGCTGACCCCGTTCTCGGGCTACGAAATGGCCGGGCGTGTGCGCTGCACACTGGTGGGTGGCCACCTGGCGCACGGGGGCTGA